The Gammaproteobacteria bacterium genome includes a window with the following:
- a CDS encoding Gfo/Idh/MocA family oxidoreductase, translating into MKNVRWGIMGAGRIASSLVEAIRQVPGGEVVAIGSSSRERAKAFADLHDIPGWYGTYEEVARDPNVDVVYVATTNELHHANTLTALEHGKPVLCEKPFALNHRQAEEMVAAARKRDVFLMEAMWMRFQPAISRLEAIVRSRRLGEVRSVQANFGFLAGPHPSGRLFDRSLGGGTIMDLGVYVVTFAMMLLGAPDRITATAEMSDAGIDEQAGIVLHHRNGGLSTLSTSFVADSSMEAFVSGPDGHVRVHAPFHHSPMLSIERRGSVVETIDTSHEGSGYRFEVEEVHRCLLEGATESPRMSLDDTLAVMHILDRIRDQIGLTFPGE; encoded by the coding sequence ATGAAGAATGTGAGATGGGGCATCATGGGAGCAGGGCGCATCGCGTCCTCGCTCGTCGAGGCCATACGTCAAGTACCGGGCGGAGAAGTCGTCGCAATCGGTTCCTCGTCGAGAGAACGAGCGAAAGCATTCGCCGATCTCCACGACATTCCCGGTTGGTACGGCACATACGAGGAGGTCGCTCGCGATCCGAATGTCGACGTCGTGTACGTCGCCACGACCAACGAACTGCATCACGCGAACACACTGACGGCCCTCGAACACGGAAAGCCGGTTCTCTGCGAGAAGCCGTTCGCCCTCAACCACCGGCAGGCCGAGGAGATGGTCGCCGCCGCCCGAAAGCGAGATGTGTTTCTGATGGAGGCAATGTGGATGCGGTTTCAGCCGGCGATCAGCCGCCTCGAGGCCATCGTACGTTCACGACGCCTCGGGGAAGTCCGCTCGGTCCAGGCCAACTTCGGATTCCTCGCAGGACCTCACCCCAGCGGCCGTCTGTTCGACCGCTCACTCGGCGGCGGAACGATCATGGATCTCGGCGTCTACGTGGTGACCTTCGCCATGATGCTGCTCGGTGCCCCCGATCGCATCACCGCGACCGCCGAAATGTCCGATGCAGGAATCGATGAACAGGCCGGAATCGTCCTCCATCATCGCAATGGAGGCTTGTCCACGCTGAGCACCTCTTTCGTGGCAGATTCGAGCATGGAAGCATTCGTTTCCGGACCCGACGGACATGTCCGGGTCCATGCTCCGTTCCACCACTCCCCCATGCTCTCCATCGAACGTCGAGGAAGCGTCGTCGAGACGATCGACACGAGTCACGAAGGATCGGGTTACCGATTCGAAGTCGAAGAAGTACACCGCTGCCTTCTGGAAGGAGCAACGGAGAGCCCGCGGATGAGCCTCGACGACACACTGGCGGTGATGCACATCCTGGATCGGATCAGAGATCAGATCGGGCTGACGTTTCCGGGAGAGTAG
- a CDS encoding Rieske 2Fe-2S domain-containing protein, whose protein sequence is MMDKTAWRKLDIGDLAVGRVTTVIVEGRALAVSRTESGWGVLDNRCPHQGGPLGDGEIEGPYLLCPWHGYEYDPVTGEPPAGFSDVATCYRLEERDGGLYVELPVPSAQPTLMDQMVDVMTGWGVDTVFGMVGHSNLGLADALRRAEQDERLRYIGIRHEGAAAFAASAYGKLTGRPAACFSIAGPGATNLLTGLWDAKVDRAPILALTGQVQTQVLGPGAFQEVPLTEAFAAVANFSQTVLVPDNATELMALALKHALVERGVAHLVFPDEVQSLPGLSEPPERLRTGRVAFDGIAPPKEELSRAVDLLEGAQRPVIIAGNGARQARRLVIELAEHIDVPVITTFRAKGLIGDDHPLGGGVVGRSGTPIASALMARADALLVLGASFSNHSGIATWVPTIQVDFDRMTLGKFHPVDVPIWGEIGRTLELLKGALSPVDRPEQRATVELKRTRWREETVRRAAMTDESGRMHPARVFTTLSGLVPTDAVISVDVGNNTYAFGHYFEAKGGQDVLMSGYLGSIGFGFPGAMGAWAATRGTNRKVISVSGDGGFGQYLAEFTTAVRYGMPITHVLLNNDELGKISREQIGAVRPVWQTSLVNPDFAEYARLCGGRGFRADDPADLEAVFSEALAVSNGPSLVEVTVSALDV, encoded by the coding sequence ATGATGGACAAGACAGCCTGGAGGAAGCTCGACATCGGTGACCTGGCCGTGGGCCGGGTTACAACGGTGATCGTCGAAGGCCGTGCTCTGGCCGTGAGCCGCACCGAGTCCGGTTGGGGAGTACTCGACAACCGTTGTCCGCATCAAGGGGGTCCACTCGGCGACGGAGAGATCGAAGGTCCGTACCTGCTCTGTCCCTGGCACGGCTACGAGTACGACCCTGTCACCGGCGAGCCGCCGGCAGGGTTCAGCGATGTCGCCACCTGCTATCGCCTCGAGGAACGCGACGGCGGCCTGTACGTCGAGCTTCCCGTCCCTTCCGCGCAGCCGACCCTGATGGACCAGATGGTCGATGTCATGACCGGGTGGGGCGTGGACACGGTGTTCGGAATGGTCGGTCATTCCAATCTCGGGCTTGCCGACGCTCTGCGAAGGGCCGAACAAGACGAGCGCCTGCGGTACATTGGGATCCGGCATGAGGGCGCGGCTGCCTTCGCGGCTTCTGCCTACGGCAAACTGACCGGCCGCCCCGCAGCCTGCTTTTCGATCGCCGGGCCGGGAGCAACGAACCTGTTGACGGGCCTATGGGACGCAAAGGTCGACCGTGCACCGATTCTGGCACTCACCGGACAGGTGCAGACCCAGGTGCTGGGCCCGGGAGCCTTCCAGGAGGTCCCGCTCACCGAAGCGTTCGCGGCCGTCGCCAACTTCAGTCAGACGGTGCTCGTACCCGACAACGCGACGGAGTTGATGGCGCTCGCCCTCAAACATGCGCTGGTCGAGCGCGGTGTCGCCCATCTCGTGTTCCCAGATGAAGTGCAAAGCCTGCCGGGCCTGAGCGAACCGCCGGAGCGACTGCGAACCGGACGGGTCGCGTTCGACGGGATCGCGCCGCCGAAAGAGGAACTGTCGAGGGCGGTCGACCTCCTCGAAGGCGCTCAGCGGCCGGTGATCATCGCCGGAAACGGGGCACGCCAGGCTCGCCGGCTGGTGATCGAGCTTGCGGAACACATCGATGTACCCGTGATCACGACGTTTCGTGCCAAGGGTCTCATTGGTGATGACCACCCATTGGGGGGCGGTGTGGTGGGGCGCTCGGGCACACCCATCGCTTCTGCGCTGATGGCGCGAGCGGATGCCCTGCTGGTCCTCGGTGCATCGTTCTCGAACCATTCGGGTATCGCGACATGGGTGCCGACCATCCAAGTCGATTTCGATCGCATGACCCTGGGCAAGTTCCATCCCGTCGACGTCCCGATCTGGGGTGAGATCGGGCGGACGCTCGAGCTCCTGAAGGGGGCGCTGTCACCGGTTGATCGTCCCGAGCAACGCGCCACGGTCGAACTCAAGCGGACCAGGTGGCGCGAGGAGACCGTGCGAAGAGCCGCCATGACTGACGAGTCCGGCCGTATGCATCCGGCCCGCGTATTCACCACCCTGTCCGGGCTGGTGCCTACGGACGCGGTGATCTCTGTCGACGTCGGCAACAACACCTACGCGTTCGGTCACTACTTCGAGGCGAAAGGAGGCCAGGATGTTCTCATGTCCGGCTACCTGGGGTCGATCGGCTTCGGTTTCCCGGGTGCAATGGGGGCGTGGGCCGCAACACGTGGCACCAACCGCAAAGTGATCTCGGTCTCTGGAGACGGAGGCTTCGGCCAGTACCTCGCCGAGTTCACCACCGCCGTGAGGTACGGGATGCCGATTACCCACGTGCTGCTGAACAACGACGAGCTGGGCAAGATCAGCAGGGAGCAGATCGGTGCGGTGCGGCCGGTGTGGCAGACGTCGCTGGTCAATCCCGATTTCGCCGAGTACGCGCGCCTATGTGGTGGGCGGGGATTCAGGGCCGACGATCCTGCCGACCTGGAAGCCGTGTTCTCGGAGGCACTCGCCGTCTCCAATGGACCATCACTGGTCGAGGTCACCGTCTCTGCGCTCGACGTCTGA
- a CDS encoding NAAT family transporter, with translation MSELAQAIAALLAITNPVGALPVFMSITEDSDRQTRRRYAALASGVVFAILALSAIGGRWMLEAFGISMPAFQAAGGLVIVLMGLEMLQGSPTRVQHSDRPISEEDSILVPFAMPMVAGPGAITTVITLTAKSGSLAGDLTVVLAVAITALILLLVLALSASAGRFIRGRGGVLVVRFMGLILVAIGAQYLFDGVKGFFFAT, from the coding sequence ATGAGCGAACTGGCCCAGGCAATTGCCGCATTGCTCGCGATCACGAATCCGGTGGGTGCGCTGCCGGTGTTCATGAGTATCACCGAGGATTCCGACCGTCAGACACGTCGGCGGTACGCGGCCCTGGCTTCCGGTGTGGTGTTCGCAATCCTGGCTCTTTCGGCGATCGGAGGACGATGGATGCTCGAGGCATTCGGGATTTCGATGCCCGCCTTTCAAGCGGCCGGCGGTCTCGTCATCGTCCTCATGGGCCTCGAGATGCTGCAAGGAAGTCCCACGCGCGTGCAGCATTCGGATCGTCCCATCAGCGAGGAGGACTCGATCCTGGTGCCGTTTGCGATGCCGATGGTTGCCGGTCCCGGGGCGATCACGACTGTTATCACGTTGACGGCCAAATCGGGGAGTCTCGCAGGTGACCTTACGGTGGTGCTTGCCGTCGCGATCACCGCGTTGATCCTGCTCCTGGTACTTGCTCTTTCGGCGTCGGCAGGACGATTCATTCGCGGCCGCGGCGGTGTCCTCGTTGTTCGGTTCATGGGCCTGATCCTCGTGGCGATTGGAGCTCAGTACCTCTTCGACGGTGTCAAGGGGTTCTTCTTCGCCACATGA
- a CDS encoding alpha/beta fold hydrolase, which yields MREVTFDGAECPVYCRVWEPADRVDRIVLIVHGYAEHGGRYEHVADALVGEGAAVYAPDHIGHGLSGGERALISDFEHVVDDLHHVAAMARSEHPGVPLIVVGHSMGGLIGARLAERYPDEVAGVVFMGAVIGDWDWARQALEDPSMMATPSDVAGMSGDPAAQRSYAADPLVYHGLYKRPLLVAEVQALDRFNAELDRLTMPILFMHGTDDPFVPYQTSLDAVLRMPSTDVTIRLFKGDRHELVNERDRAEVIAELCRFVARF from the coding sequence ATGCGAGAGGTCACGTTTGATGGCGCCGAGTGCCCTGTGTACTGCCGGGTGTGGGAGCCTGCGGACCGCGTCGACCGGATCGTCCTGATCGTTCACGGCTACGCCGAACACGGCGGGCGCTACGAGCACGTAGCGGACGCTCTCGTTGGCGAAGGTGCGGCCGTATATGCGCCCGATCACATCGGACACGGTCTGTCGGGCGGAGAGCGTGCTCTGATCAGCGATTTCGAGCATGTTGTGGATGACCTGCATCACGTTGCCGCAATGGCTCGAAGCGAACATCCCGGCGTTCCGCTCATCGTTGTCGGGCATTCCATGGGGGGGTTGATCGGTGCGCGGCTCGCAGAGCGCTATCCAGACGAGGTGGCGGGCGTTGTGTTCATGGGCGCGGTGATTGGAGATTGGGATTGGGCGAGACAGGCCCTCGAGGATCCGTCGATGATGGCGACACCGTCGGATGTCGCCGGCATGTCCGGTGATCCGGCGGCCCAACGCTCCTATGCGGCGGACCCGTTGGTGTATCACGGTCTGTACAAGCGGCCGCTGCTCGTCGCGGAGGTGCAGGCACTCGACCGGTTCAACGCCGAGCTGGATCGTCTCACGATGCCGATCTTGTTCATGCACGGGACCGATGATCCGTTCGTGCCGTATCAGACCTCCTTGGACGCGGTGCTCCGCATGCCGTCCACGGATGTGACGATCCGGCTGTTCAAGGGTGATCGGCACGAACTCGTGAACGAACGTGACCGTGCCGAGGTCATCGCCGAACTCTGCAGGTTCGTTGCCCGGTTCTGA
- a CDS encoding ribonuclease HI — MPTFTCQNCGNAFTLPRQVLDRYPGWTPPLCLDCRDARSTSEPVANDVGPHTGVFTDGSASPNPGPGGWGAVYVVDDEIIAEAYGHAEHTTNNRMELTAVIAALDLVPEGTPMTIYSDSNLVVRTINEWAAGWEKRGWRRKTGPVENVDLVKKAYYGWRPELTLKWIKGHAGYRWNEYADELANRWRD; from the coding sequence ATGCCGACGTTCACATGCCAGAACTGCGGGAACGCGTTCACGCTTCCTCGACAAGTACTCGACCGATATCCAGGCTGGACACCGCCGCTGTGCCTCGACTGCCGTGACGCACGGAGCACATCGGAACCGGTTGCGAACGACGTTGGTCCCCACACGGGTGTGTTCACCGATGGAAGCGCCTCACCGAACCCGGGACCTGGCGGCTGGGGCGCCGTCTACGTCGTCGACGACGAGATCATCGCCGAGGCATATGGGCACGCGGAGCACACCACGAACAATCGTATGGAACTCACCGCGGTGATCGCGGCACTCGATCTCGTTCCCGAAGGCACCCCCATGACCATCTACTCGGATTCGAATCTGGTGGTGCGCACCATCAACGAGTGGGCAGCAGGGTGGGAGAAGCGTGGATGGAGGCGGAAGACGGGACCGGTCGAGAATGTGGATCTGGTAAAGAAGGCGTACTACGGGTGGCGGCCCGAATTGACGTTGAAGTGGATCAAAGGGCACGCCGGGTACCGATGGAACGAGTACGCGGATGAACTCGCCAACCGGTGGCGGGACTGA
- a CDS encoding SDR family NAD(P)-dependent oxidoreductase: MRRAIRDSVVVVTGASSGIGRATALALGAHGANVAVAARREALLTDLAAEIAASGGQALAVPIDVTDRDQVRGLIERTVQRWGRIDVVVANAGIWLKAPVEATTAADWHAVMAVNYFGALNTALEALPFLEQGGQLVFVNSLDGKKGVPLEAAYSAAKHALSGFAGVARQELAARGIAVTSIYPGRVDTAPFEGLRVPKIQKKMPPEKVATAVLSAIRRPRSEVYVPAFSGRVYAWLGTVAPNMSDRLTALFNLQGWT, translated from the coding sequence ATGAGGCGGGCTATTCGAGACAGCGTCGTGGTCGTCACCGGCGCTTCTTCGGGGATCGGCAGGGCGACCGCACTCGCCCTCGGTGCCCACGGCGCCAACGTGGCCGTTGCGGCCCGCAGAGAGGCACTCCTCACAGACCTGGCGGCCGAGATCGCCGCAAGCGGAGGTCAGGCGCTCGCCGTCCCCATCGACGTCACCGATCGCGACCAGGTCCGCGGCCTGATCGAACGTACCGTGCAACGATGGGGACGAATCGACGTCGTGGTGGCGAACGCCGGAATCTGGCTCAAAGCTCCTGTCGAAGCAACCACCGCTGCGGATTGGCACGCCGTCATGGCGGTGAACTACTTCGGGGCTCTCAACACTGCCCTCGAAGCGCTCCCGTTCCTGGAGCAGGGCGGTCAGTTGGTATTCGTCAACTCCCTCGACGGAAAGAAGGGCGTCCCTCTGGAAGCGGCATATTCGGCGGCGAAGCACGCTCTCTCGGGTTTCGCCGGCGTTGCCCGCCAGGAACTCGCCGCCCGCGGCATCGCCGTGACGAGCATCTACCCCGGAAGAGTGGACACCGCTCCCTTCGAAGGACTGCGTGTCCCGAAGATTCAAAAGAAGATGCCACCCGAGAAGGTGGCGACCGCCGTGCTCTCGGCGATCCGACGGCCTCGCTCGGAGGTCTACGTCCCCGCCTTCAGCGGACGCGTCTATGCGTGGCTGGGGACAGTTGCTCCGAACATGTCGGACAGGCTCACGGCGCTCTTCAACCTGCAAGGCTGGACGTAG
- a CDS encoding PTS transporter subunit EIIB: protein MGSDSLRFARSRASGMSEMSRSLWNCATRLRMVVRTSK, encoded by the coding sequence ATGGGATCCGACAGCCTGCGGTTTGCCCGCTCGAGAGCCAGTGGAATGAGTGAGATGAGCCGTTCCTTGTGGAACTGCGCGACCAGATTGAGGATGGTCGTACGGACATCGAAGTAG
- a CDS encoding DUF3160 domain-containing protein translates to MKRRVYVSPLDVAATFDSNLALGIQRQAGEDRYLHYEDQMAAMRELVSVRAEDDWAATVYDAWLSALQPVWREHGDAFPPFMRNDAWTAKDLQTGLGSYTELKHDTILYAKQEFAAEGGGDWTELHPRHWVEPDPVAFERMSQVAALLQSGLAERGHQHRGQRLARWGRVRHGRPLVCLVGRRPQDRGGRVGGFSRRPHCGHRTGVFRVSGDRHRGDRPDPRPRPRRRRTVPGGNRRRLLVLRVLAPRRAGPPHRRGVVEAPRRRSCTGPVGADDLARSG, encoded by the coding sequence GTGAAACGACGTGTGTACGTGTCGCCGCTCGACGTCGCCGCGACATTCGATTCCAATCTGGCGCTCGGCATCCAACGACAGGCGGGCGAGGACCGGTACCTGCACTATGAGGACCAGATGGCCGCCATGCGCGAACTCGTCTCTGTACGTGCGGAAGACGACTGGGCCGCGACCGTATATGACGCGTGGTTGTCTGCCCTCCAGCCGGTGTGGCGTGAGCACGGTGACGCATTCCCGCCGTTCATGCGCAACGACGCCTGGACCGCGAAGGACCTCCAGACGGGCCTCGGGTCGTACACGGAGCTGAAGCACGACACGATCCTCTACGCGAAACAGGAATTCGCCGCGGAGGGCGGCGGGGACTGGACCGAGCTACATCCGCGACACTGGGTCGAGCCGGATCCGGTCGCATTCGAGAGGATGTCGCAGGTCGCGGCGCTGCTCCAGAGCGGCCTGGCCGAGCGGGGCCATCAGCACCGAGGACAACGACTGGCTCGGTGGGGTCGGGTCCGCCATGGAAGGCCTCTGGTATGCCTCGTCGGACGCCGACCCCAAGACCGGGGCGGTCGCGTCGGGGGATTCTCGCGACGCCCTCATTGCGGACATCGGACGGGCGTCTTTCGCGTATCTGGAGATCGGCACCGGGGTGATCGACCAGATCCTCGTCCTCGTCCCCGACGACGCCGGACGGTTCCAGGTGGCAATCGGCGGCGTCTACTCGTACTACGAGTTCTGGCGCCCCGAAGAGCAGGGCCGCCTCACCGACGAGGAGTGGTGGAAGCTCCTCGACGACGGTCGTGCACCGGACCGGTCGGCGCCGATGATCTTGCCCGATCCGGATGA
- a CDS encoding endonuclease V, with translation MDWPRTVEDLRDVQTRLGSTRPCVFPVPETPSVGGVFVCFPRGGMGAGAAGDPGWAAAVVMQGRRRAQAATVRGSAGAAYRPGFLALREGPLLAAAVDALERKPDVLIVNATGRDNPRRCGLAVHLGAVLDIPTVGVTHRPLVASGAWPQEGRWSRSPLMLGGEVVGYWFRTSVGTRPVCVHAGWRTGPDLAVEIVRLVTGRFRTPEPLRRARTAARRFRTAQRF, from the coding sequence ATGGACTGGCCGCGCACGGTCGAGGATCTTCGCGATGTGCAGACTCGGCTTGGTTCGACACGGCCGTGTGTCTTCCCCGTGCCGGAGACCCCGTCCGTCGGCGGCGTGTTCGTCTGCTTTCCGAGAGGTGGGATGGGAGCAGGCGCTGCCGGTGACCCGGGATGGGCGGCGGCCGTGGTGATGCAGGGCAGGCGACGTGCTCAGGCTGCAACGGTGAGGGGCTCTGCGGGTGCCGCCTACCGGCCGGGATTCCTCGCCTTGCGTGAAGGGCCTCTCCTCGCAGCAGCCGTGGATGCTCTCGAGCGAAAGCCCGACGTGCTCATCGTCAACGCGACCGGTCGTGACAATCCTCGCCGTTGTGGACTCGCCGTGCATCTCGGGGCCGTGCTCGACATTCCCACCGTCGGAGTTACGCACCGACCGCTCGTGGCGTCCGGGGCGTGGCCGCAGGAGGGGCGTTGGTCCAGATCCCCACTGATGTTGGGAGGAGAGGTCGTCGGGTACTGGTTTCGGACCAGTGTCGGGACACGTCCCGTATGTGTGCATGCCGGATGGCGAACCGGCCCGGACCTTGCCGTGGAGATCGTGAGGCTCGTGACGGGTCGGTTTCGTACTCCGGAACCCTTGCGTCGGGCGAGAACGGCTGCTCGTCGTTTTCGCACCGCACAACGTTTCTGA
- a CDS encoding aminotransferase class III-fold pyridoxal phosphate-dependent enzyme: MGFRQYPTSDANYDAYGTYISPGKVALYRQLELGLVMGSRDGAVFTDAYEGTRLYNCHCNGGVFNLGHRNPRVLSAVRTALDSFDIGNHHLISGMRARLAERLAATTGGALSGVIFGVGGGEGIDLALKAVRGVTGRQKIVSAKGGYHGHTGLSVAAGDPEYRTPFGPNLPGFVQVPFDDIDALVTEVDSDTAAVLLEPVPATLGMPIAADGYFASVAELVNSRGALLVLDEVQTGLGRTGTMWCYQQLDVVPDILVTGKGLSGGIYPISATLMSPAVFSFFDELPFVHLSTFGGAEPGCAAALEVLDIVETPGFLDRVLELAERFRAGLSGLPFELRQRGMMMGLVFPASNAAVMAAKMFFDAGVFVVWAENDRSVLQFLPPLILGDEEADDIIARVRGIFT; encoded by the coding sequence ATGGGTTTTCGACAGTATCCGACGAGCGATGCGAACTACGACGCATACGGCACGTACATCTCTCCCGGGAAAGTGGCGCTGTATCGTCAACTGGAACTCGGTCTGGTGATGGGATCCAGGGATGGGGCCGTCTTCACGGACGCCTACGAGGGAACCCGACTCTACAACTGCCACTGCAACGGCGGTGTCTTCAATCTCGGCCACAGGAATCCGCGCGTCCTCAGCGCCGTTCGCACTGCGTTGGACTCGTTCGATATTGGGAATCATCACCTCATCTCCGGGATGAGAGCCAGGCTCGCGGAGCGGCTCGCTGCAACGACCGGCGGTGCGTTGTCCGGTGTGATCTTTGGCGTGGGAGGAGGAGAAGGGATCGATCTTGCCCTGAAAGCGGTTCGAGGAGTGACCGGTCGACAGAAGATCGTTTCTGCGAAAGGCGGCTACCACGGGCATACGGGGCTTTCCGTGGCAGCCGGTGATCCCGAATACCGTACCCCGTTCGGCCCGAACCTTCCCGGCTTCGTACAGGTCCCATTCGACGATATCGATGCGCTTGTCACCGAGGTCGATTCCGACACTGCCGCGGTGCTGCTCGAGCCGGTGCCGGCGACCCTCGGCATGCCGATTGCAGCCGATGGCTACTTCGCATCCGTTGCAGAGCTCGTGAACTCCAGAGGCGCTCTCCTGGTGCTCGATGAAGTGCAGACGGGGCTTGGTCGGACGGGAACCATGTGGTGCTATCAGCAACTCGACGTCGTCCCGGACATCCTCGTCACGGGAAAAGGGTTGAGCGGAGGGATCTATCCGATCAGCGCCACCTTGATGAGCCCCGCGGTGTTCTCTTTCTTCGACGAGCTGCCGTTTGTGCACCTCTCCACCTTCGGCGGGGCGGAACCGGGATGTGCAGCCGCTCTCGAGGTCTTGGATATCGTCGAGACACCCGGCTTTCTCGACCGTGTACTGGAGCTTGCCGAACGCTTCCGAGCCGGACTCTCCGGTCTGCCTTTCGAACTCCGACAGCGAGGGATGATGATGGGGCTGGTCTTCCCCGCGTCCAATGCGGCCGTGATGGCCGCCAAGATGTTCTTCGACGCCGGCGTCTTCGTCGTGTGGGCCGAGAACGATCGTTCGGTACTGCAGTTCCTTCCGCCACTGATCCTCGGCGATGAGGAAGCCGACGACATCATCGCTCGCGTGCGGGGAATCTTCACATGA
- a CDS encoding redoxin domain-containing protein, with amino-acid sequence MVSLASRYDDLLAAGGRIAVISVDTPQQHAALIEKLGLRFPMLSDPDRSRAIRPYGVADHKDARNIARPAFVIVTPQGDEVERRLSGDFADRPTEDELIAAVGKLGMAPVEAEPIALGPASPGPNAMPVAAMEPYYRGAKFAVTAMRLRHPELEEEAKRYIDELDRYIEAVRDLKRSNG; translated from the coding sequence CTGGTCAGTCTGGCATCACGATACGACGACCTACTCGCCGCCGGGGGTCGGATTGCCGTGATCAGCGTCGACACCCCACAACAGCATGCTGCACTGATCGAGAAACTCGGGCTGCGCTTCCCGATGTTGTCCGATCCCGACCGCAGTCGAGCCATCAGGCCGTACGGGGTTGCCGACCACAAGGATGCCCGCAATATCGCCCGGCCCGCCTTCGTCATCGTCACTCCGCAAGGAGATGAGGTCGAGAGGCGGTTGTCGGGCGACTTCGCCGATCGTCCTACCGAGGACGAACTGATCGCCGCTGTCGGCAAGCTTGGGATGGCCCCGGTCGAAGCGGAGCCGATCGCACTCGGTCCGGCGTCTCCCGGCCCGAATGCGATGCCGGTCGCTGCCATGGAGCCGTACTATCGGGGAGCGAAGTTCGCCGTCACCGCAATGCGGTTGCGACATCCCGAATTGGAGGAGGAGGCGAAGCGCTACATCGACGAACTCGACCGTTACATCGAAGCCGTGCGCGACCTCAAGAGGTCCAACGGCTGA
- a CDS encoding DUF3160 domain-containing protein produces the protein MRTFAAIVVIALFVVACTSGSEAPTTSAAVSTSTSTSTSAHPSTTTSAHPSTTPSTAPVADATLTVQQQPRSLSPFAGYTLVPMDEAGTYPGPAWPTSLDGVVISPEAEYLVGRPEAARALTDHGFVVVPGYAALFQDVYAQAPYDNHAIFVTTDAGYHVLHLAFSKVLRDTEQNSLLPVLEDLVTRSVAAARGQAAALAGTGQADQASRVAQLFEAAAVLLGLDVGPVGPLADQEVGLATEAAQMTTSPITGFAACNRTQSPRGCVDYSLFKPRGHYTRNEDLERYFRAMSLVGQEGASFVAGMDGDTPVVDEPSMQFALLVVRAMQADPVIEQDWRLLYEPTAFMVGMADDYTPFELAAVAVAVAGDRWSTDDFADTGLLQTVGGKLLATRAVGINPEAASVRIMGARFVIDS, from the coding sequence GTGCGAACGTTCGCGGCAATCGTCGTCATTGCTCTTTTCGTGGTGGCGTGTACGAGTGGCTCTGAGGCTCCGACGACCTCTGCGGCCGTGTCGACATCGACATCGACATCGACGTCCGCGCATCCGAGCACGACCACGTCCGCGCATCCGAGCACCACCCCGTCCACGGCCCCCGTCGCCGACGCGACCCTCACCGTTCAGCAGCAGCCTCGGTCGCTGAGCCCGTTCGCCGGGTACACGCTGGTTCCGATGGACGAGGCAGGCACCTATCCGGGCCCTGCCTGGCCGACATCGCTCGATGGTGTCGTGATCTCGCCGGAAGCCGAGTACCTCGTCGGGCGGCCCGAGGCTGCACGGGCACTCACCGATCACGGTTTCGTCGTCGTACCGGGCTACGCGGCGCTCTTCCAGGATGTCTACGCGCAGGCGCCCTACGACAACCACGCGATTTTCGTGACCACCGACGCCGGCTACCACGTTCTTCATCTTGCCTTCAGCAAGGTGCTGCGTGACACCGAGCAGAACTCCCTCCTCCCAGTGCTCGAAGATCTCGTCACCCGCTCGGTCGCCGCCGCCCGAGGCCAGGCGGCAGCACTCGCAGGCACGGGCCAGGCGGACCAGGCGTCGCGAGTCGCGCAGCTCTTCGAAGCGGCAGCGGTGCTGCTCGGTCTCGACGTCGGGCCGGTCGGCCCGCTTGCAGACCAGGAGGTCGGCCTTGCCACCGAAGCGGCGCAGATGACCACGTCGCCGATCACCGGCTTCGCCGCATGCAATCGAACGCAGTCGCCACGCGGGTGTGTCGACTACAGCCTGTTCAAACCCAGAGGTCATTACACGCGCAACGAGGATCTCGAGCGGTATTTCCGGGCGATGTCGCTTGTCGGGCAGGAAGGCGCATCATTCGTCGCCGGGATGGACGGCGACACTCCGGTCGTCGACGAACCGTCGATGCAGTTCGCCCTCCTTGTCGTCCGGGCGATGCAGGCGGACCCGGTTATCGAGCAGGACTGGCGGCTCCTCTACGAACCTACTGCGTTCATGGTCGGCATGGCCGACGACTACACGCCGTTCGAGCTCGCAGCAGTCGCCGTAGCGGTCGCCGGAGACCGGTGGTCGACCGACGATTTCGCCGACACCGGCCTCCTGCAGACCGTCGGGGGGAAACTGCTCGCGACCCGTGCGGTTGGAATCAATCCGGAGGCGGCGTCGGTCCGCATCATGGGAGCACGGTTCGTCATCGATTCGTAG